From a region of the Denticeps clupeoides unplaced genomic scaffold, fDenClu1.1, whole genome shotgun sequence genome:
- the LOC114774310 gene encoding endosialin-like codes for MGCIPMQVTTLLGLLGVLAVLGQDLQEKDALCNEAGCFVVYFQRKTFLQAWRSCRDYGGDLAVLKHQDEADAVEKLFSGVEMHGRPSQAKVWIGLQRHPRQCSSTRPLRGFSWVSGDQDTLYTNWQGEGSLSACNVPRCVAVQFSVDPLERHANLKWVDGPCSVTVEGYLCQYTYKGMCPSIANEGGGNSLYSTPFNLLTTELGHLPYGTVATIPCPEGTEEDQTVLCTDKEGYAVGWSREAPYCSSVHENKWCDRNNGGCEQLCIEDSASRFCMCIEGFALAPDGVSCLPHDTCHDSPCEFECLAVVEGFRCACPEGYVLEQDEHHCRDLDECLQVPCEHQCVNAPGTYECRCRDGYRPDENGDCEDVDECVDEPCQHACENTPGSHICHCHLGFSPVPEDPSRCQDTDECQIQGTCEQMCINYLGGFECHCEEGYNLLADNFSCGRIIVDHENPTATPAYPWGPSPPGDTWNFQHPPYQWPLTPADYDYYDHSEWMTDATTVDRGPTGVMGQTRAPPLELESTPHHEVIPPKAVDTTFASFALPPTLTPEWYEGDRTTLTPPPFFIEDDGHWFQSETVPSTPQDGGALDWFQPEQTLNPQQDGPASSPAQPSSPVEAEEVANAIVETVPPVTKPGSPSPPPGLGIEKPVPEEQQPGSSWLLVGLLVPLCIFVVVMVALGIVYCTRCTVRPQSKSTTDCYHWISGAADKAGAEHSGDVSKSHV; via the coding sequence ATGGGCTGCATTCCCATGCAGGTGACCACCCTCCTGGGCTTGTTGGGTGTGTTGGCCGTCCTCGGCCAGGACCTGCAGGAAAAAGACGCCCTCTGCAATGAGGCTGGCTGCTTCGTGGTCTACTTCCAGCGCAAGACCTTCCTACAGGCCTGGCGAAGCTGCAGGGACTACGGCGGCGACCTCGCCGTCCTGAAGCACCAGGACGAGGCGGATGCTGTCGAGAAGCTTTTCTCCGGCGTGGAGATGCACGGCAGGCCCAGCCAGGCGAAAGTGTGGATCGGCCTGCAGCGGCATCCGCGGCAGTGCTCCAGCACCCGGCCCCTCAGGGGCTTCAGCTGGGTCTCCGGCGACCAAGACACCCTGTACACCAACTGGCAAGGTGAGGGCTCCCTCTCCGCCTGCAACGTGCCCCGCTGCGTGGCCGTGCAGTTCAGCGTCGACCCGCTGGAGCGCCACGCCAACCTCAAGTGGGTGGACGGCCCTTGCTCAGTGACCGTAGAAGGATACCTGTGCCAGTACACCTACAAGGGCATGTGCCCGAGCATTGCCAACGAGGGCGGCGGAAACAGTTTATACAGCACCCCCTTCAACCTTCTGACCACGGAGCTGGGCCACCTGCCCTACGGAACGGTGGCCACGATCCCCTGCCCCGAGGGCACGGAGGAGGACCAGACGGTCCTGTGCACGGACAAGGAGGGCTACGCCGTGGGCTGGTCGCGGGAGGCGCCCTACTGCTCCAGCGTCCACGAGAACAAGTGGTGCGACCGGAACAACGGCGGGTGCGAGCAGCTGTGCATCGAGGACAGCGCGTCGCGCTTCTGCATGTGCATCGAAGGGTTCGCGTTGGCGCCGGACGGGGTGAGCTGCCTGCCCCACGACACCTGTCACGATTCGCCGTGCGAGTTCGAGTGTCTGGCCGTGGTCGAAGGCTTCCGCTGCGCCTGCCCTGAGGGCTACGTCCTGGAACAGGACGAGCACCACTGTCGGGATCTGGACGAGTGTCTGCAGGTGCCCTGCGAACACCAGTGCGTCAACGCACCGGGCACGTACGAGTGCCGTTGCCGCGATGGCTACCGTCCTGACGAGAACGGAGACTGTGAGGACGTGGACGAGTGTGTGGATGAACCCTGCCAGCATGCTTGTGAGAACACGCCGGGGTCGCACATCTGTCACTGCCACCTCGGCTTCTCGCCGGTGCCGGAGGACCCCAGTCGATGCCAGGACACAGATGAGTGTCAGATACAGGGCACCTGTGAGCAGATGTGCATCAACTACCTTGGTGGCTTTGAGTGCCACTGTGAAGAGGGCTACAATCTCCTTGCTGACAACTTCTCCTGCGGACGCATCATTGTGGATCACGAAAATCCGACTGCCACCCCTGCCTACCCGTGGGGGCCCAGCCCGCCTGGTGACACGTGGAATTTCCAGCACCCGCCCTATCAGTGGCCCTTGACACCAGCTGATTATGACTACTATGACCACAGTGAATGGATGACCGATGCCACAACTGTAGACAGGGGTCCCACGGGTGTGATGGGACAGACTAGGGCTCCTCCTCTCGAGCTGGAGTCGACCCCGCATCACGAGGTCATCCCCCCCAAAGCAGTCGACACCACTTTTGCCTCCTTTGCCTTGCCACCCACACTAACACCTGAGTGGTATGAGGGTGACAGAACTACGCTGACTCCACCGCCATTTTTTATCGAGGATGACGGCCATTGGTTCCAGTCCGAAACTGTGCCATCAACTCCACAGGACGGGGGTGCGTTGGACTGGTTCCAGCCTGAGCAGACGCTAAACCCACAGCAGGATGGTCCGGCGTCGTCTCCCGCACAGCCATCCTCTCCCGTCGAGGCCGAGGAGGTTGCAAATGCCATCGTGGAGACAGTTCCTCCCGTGACCAAACCAGGGAGCCCCTCACCACCACCGGGTCTTGGCATTGAGAAGCCCGTGCCCGAGGAGCAGCAGCCGGGCAGCAGCTGGCTGCTGGTGGGCCTGCTGGTTCCCCTCTGCATTtttgtggtggtgatggtggcacTGGGCATCGTGTACTGCACGCGCTGCACCGTGCGGCCGCAGAGCAAAAGCACGACGGACTGCTACCACTGGATCTCTGGAGCTGCCGACAAAGCCGGAGCAGAACATTCTGGCGATGTGTCCAAGTCCCATGTGTAA